A window of Trichoderma atroviride chromosome 3, complete sequence contains these coding sequences:
- a CDS encoding 40S ribosomal protein eS6: MKLNISYPANGSQKLIEIEDERKLAIFMEKRMGAEVPGDSVGDEFKGYIFRITGGNDKQGFPMKQGVLHPSRVRLLLSDGHSCYRPRRTGERKRKSVRGCIVGMDLSVLALSIVKQGEGDIPGLTDVVQPKRLGPKRATKIRKFFNLTKDDDVRKYVIRREVQPKGEGKKPYTKAPKIQRLVTPQRLQHKRHRLALKRRQAEKVKDEANEYAQILAKRVAEAKAHKADARKRRASSMHK; this comes from the exons ATGAAG TTGAACATTTCCTACcctgccaatggcagccagaagctcatcgagattgaagatgagcgcaagctcgccatcttcatggaGAAGCGA ATGGGTGCTGAGGTCCCCGGTGACTCCGTCGGCGACGAGTTCAAGGGCTACATCTTCCGCATCACCGGAGGAAACGACAAGCAGGGTTTCCCCATGAAGCAGGGTGTCCTCCACCCCAGCCGTGTCCGCCTGCTCCTCTCCGACGGCCACTCCTGCTACCGCCCCCGACGAACCGGCGAGCGCAAGCGAAAGTCCGTCCGCGGCTGCATCGTCGGCATGGACCTGTCCGTCCTGGCCCTCAGCATCGTCAAGCAGGGCGAGGGTGACATCCCCGGCCTGACCGACGTCGTCCAGCCTAAGCGTCTCGGCCCCAAGCGCGCCACCAAGATCCGCAAGTTCTTCAACCTCACCAAGGATGACGAT GTCCGCAAGTACGTTATCCGACGAGAGGTCCAGCCCAAGGGCGAGGGCAAGAAGCCTTACACCAAGGCTCCCAAGATCCAGAGACTGGTTACCCCCCAGCGTCTGCAGCACAAGCGTCACCGTCTCGCTCTCAAGCGCCGCCAGGCCGAGAAGGTCAAGGATGAGGCC AACGAGTACGCCCAGATCCTTGCCAAGCGTgtcgccgaggccaaggcccaCAAGGCCGATGCCCGCAAGCGTCGTGCTTCTTCCATGCACAAATAA
- a CDS encoding uncharacterized protein (BUSCO:EOG092D1O8L) has product MEDDRALVGLGAAADIEESQLEVHKTGNETTENAAPTTRQPKRRFVGRRAADEAAAAKGTTEEGGSGAVQAAKPRRAPRLLNRVPKEISEDPSIKEAIALLPANYNFEIPKTIHRVRESGAKKVALQMPEGLLLFATTISDIITQFCPGVETLIMGDVTYGACCIDDYTARALGCDLLVHYAHSCLIPVDVTKIKTLYVFVDISIDTSHLVNSLERNFASGKTIAIVGTIQFNATIHGVRSSLEAAGFSVVVPQIGPLSKGEILGCTSPRLQDEDGIDLILYLGDGRFHLESIMIHNPSIPAYRYDPYSRKLTRETYGHDEMQSVRRSAIQTARKARRWGLILGSLGRQGNPHTLALIERELAERGIPKVDLLLSEIFPGKLAMMSDVECWVQVACPRLSIDWGYAFPRPLLTPYEALVVLGKRSGWGKEDGGDGIYPMDYYGRDGLGRTKPLEGVAV; this is encoded by the exons atggaagacgaCAGGGCgctcgtcggcctcggcgcagCGGCAGATATCGAAGAATCTCAACTCGAGGTTCACAAAACAGGCAATGAGACCACTGAGAATGCGGCACCCACAACAAGACAGCCCAAGAGGCGGTTTgtaggaagaagagcagcagatgaagcagcggcagcaaagggAACGACGGAAGAGGGCGGCAGTGGCGCCGTTCAAG CCGCCAAGCCTCGACGAGCCCCTCGACTCCTCAACAGAGTGCCCAAAGAAATATCCGAAGACCCCAGCATCAAGGAAGCCATCGCCCTGCTACCAGCCAACTACAACTTCGAGATCCCCAAGACGATACACAGAGTGCGCGAGTCTGGCGCGAAGAAAGTGGCGCTGCAGATGCCCGAGGGTCTGCTCCTGTTTGCGACGACCATTTCCGACATCATAACGCAGTTCTGCCCCGGCGTGGAGACGCTCATCATGGGTGATGTGACGTACGGCGCCTGCTGCATCGACGACTACACTGCGCGGGCGCTGGGGTGCGATTTGCTGGTGCATTATGCGCATAGCTGCTTGATCCCCGTGGACGTGACCAAGATTAAGACGCTGTATGTCTTTGTCGATATCAGCATCGATACGTCGCATCTGGTGAACTCGCTGGAGCGAAACTTTGCCAGCGGCAAGACCATTGCCATTGTTGGCACCATCCAGTTCAATGCCACCATCCACGGTGTGCGGAGCAGTCTCGAGGCCGCTGGCTTCAGCGTCGTTGTGCCTCAGATTGGGCCTCTCAGCAAGGGCGAGATTCTGGGCTGTACGTCGCCACGACTGCAGGATGAGGACGGCATCGACCTTATCCTCTACCTTGGTGACGGACGCTTCCACCTCGAGAGCATCATGATCCACAACCCTTCCATCCCCGCTTATAGATACGACCCATATTCTCGCAAGCTGACGCGGGAGACGTACGGCCACGACGAGATGCAGTCGGTGCGGCGCTCAGCTATTCAGACTGCCCGCAAGGCCCGTCGCTGGGGCCTTATCCTCGGATCTCTCGGTCGTCAGGGAAACCCACATACACTGGCCCTCATCGAGCGCGAACTGGCCGAGCGCGGTATTCCCAAGGTCGACCTTCTCCTGAGCGAAATCTTTCCCGGAAAGCTGGCTATGATGAGCGACGTCGAGTGCTGGGTCCAGGTGGCGTGCCCGCGTCTAAGTATCGACTGGGGATACGCTTTCCCGAGACCGCTCCTCACGCCTTATGAGgcgctggtggtgctggGCAAGAGAAGTGGCTGGGGTaaggaagatggcggcgatggcatATACCCGATGGATTATTATGGAAGAGATGGGCTAGGGAGGACAAAGCCATTGGAGGGTGTCGCGGTGTGA
- a CDS encoding uncharacterized protein (SECRETED:SignalP(1-22)), with protein sequence MKLTSNSLAALAAASAIPFASGAASTGDGPDKNGKYWIRAKGIEASFIPYGASISNLFINDRYGIQRDLVGGFDNATYYGIDKQHPHFGGVPGRYANRIKNSTFTIDGKAYHVLPNENPTKAAPNGSDTLHGGPDGWDWRNFTVTAYSPTSITFSITDPDGKEGFPGEVVSHITYTVKENQWDFVMVAQATTKKTPIMLSSHTYWNLDGYANNQTQTALNHTLHLPYGGQRVDVDGFLIPTGDIVANKKNTANDFWSEPKQLGKGFQQSGIKNNCGNNCTGFDTCYITNRGALGNFDWRTEGPVASLSSPWSGIHLDVYSDQDAFQVYTCNGQNGSLALKTTQGLHNNKKFPRTIPQYGCLVMEVEDWIDGINNPEWGRKQIWGPGDAPYVVQASYRFSIDK encoded by the exons atgaAGTTGACGAGCAATTCATTGGCCGCTCTGGCCGCCGCATCTGCCATTCCCTTTGCGTCCGGCGCGGCGAGCACTGGAGACGGCCCCGACAAGAACGGCAAGTATTGGATCCGCGCAAAGGGCATTGAGGCTTCCTTCATCCCCTACGGAGCGTCCATCTCGAACCTGTTCATCAACGATCGATATGGCATCCAGCGCGACCTCGTCGGCGGCTTCGACAATGCGACGTACTACGGCATTGACAAGCAGCACCCGCACTTTGGCGGCGTGCCTGGCCGCTATGCCAACCGCATCAAGAACAGCACCTTCACCATTGACGGCAAGGCATACCATGTGCTGCCCAATGAGAATCCCACCAAGGCTGCCCCCAACGGATCGGATACTCTTCACGGAGGGCCCGATGGCTGGGACTGGCGCAACTTTACCGTGACGGCGTATTCTCCCACCAGCATCACCTTCAGCATCACCGACCCAGACGGCAAAGAGGGCTTCCCCGGCGAGGTCGTCTCGCACATCACGTACACCGTGAAGGAGAACCAGTGGGACTTTGTCATGGTGGCCCAGGCCACGACAAAGAAGACGCCCATCATGCTCAGCAGCCACACGTACTGGAACCTGGACGGCTACGCCAACAACCAGACCCAGACGGCGCTGAACCACACGCTGCATCTGCCCTATGGCGGGCAGCGCGTCGATGTGGACGGCTTCTTGATCCCGACGGGCGACATTGTCgcgaacaagaagaacacgGCGAATGACTTTTGGTCAGAGCCGAAGCAGCTGGGCAAGGGCTTCCAGCAGAGCGGCATCAAGAACAACTGCGGCAACAACTGCACCGGCTTTG ACACCTGCTACATCACCAACCGCGGCGCGCTGGGCAACTTTGACTGGCGCACCGAAGGCCCCGTTGCCAGTCTGTCTTCTCCTTGGTCGGGCATTCACCTTGACGTCTACTCCGACCAGGATGCCTTCCAGGTGTACACCTGCAACGGGCAGAACGGCTCTCTGGCGCTGAAGACGACGCAGGGCCTGCACAACAACAAGAAGTTCCCAAGGACGATCCCGCAATACGGATGTCTGGTCATGGAGGTGGAGGACTGGATCGACGGCATCAACAACCCGGAATGGGGAAGGAAGCAGATCTGGGGACCTGGAGATGCTCCGTATGTTGTCCAGGCGAGTTACAGATTCAGCATTGACAAGTAG
- a CDS encoding uncharacterized protein (SECRETED:SignalP(1-22)), translated as MKLTSNSLAALAAASAIPFASGAASTGDGPDKNGKYWIRAKGIEASFIPYGASISNLFINDRYGIQRDLVGGFDNATYYGIDKQHPHFGGVPGRYANRIKNSTFTIDGKAYHVLPNENPTKAAPNGSDTLHGGPDGWDWRNFTVTAYSPTSITFSITDPDGKEGFPGEVVSHITYTVKENQWDFVMVAQATTKKTPIMLSSHTYWNLDGYANNQTQTALNHTLHLPYGGQRVDVDGFLIPTGDIVANKKNTANDFWSEPKQLGKGFQQSGIKNNCGNNCTGFGKTSISLREVFLCNHCMELTARI; from the coding sequence atgaAGTTGACGAGCAATTCATTGGCCGCTCTGGCCGCCGCATCTGCCATTCCCTTTGCGTCCGGCGCGGCGAGCACTGGAGACGGCCCCGACAAGAACGGCAAGTATTGGATCCGCGCAAAGGGCATTGAGGCTTCCTTCATCCCCTACGGAGCGTCCATCTCGAACCTGTTCATCAACGATCGATATGGCATCCAGCGCGACCTCGTCGGCGGCTTCGACAATGCGACGTACTACGGCATTGACAAGCAGCACCCGCACTTTGGCGGCGTGCCTGGCCGCTATGCCAACCGCATCAAGAACAGCACCTTCACCATTGACGGCAAGGCATACCATGTGCTGCCCAATGAGAATCCCACCAAGGCTGCCCCCAACGGATCGGATACTCTTCACGGAGGGCCCGATGGCTGGGACTGGCGCAACTTTACCGTGACGGCGTATTCTCCCACCAGCATCACCTTCAGCATCACCGACCCAGACGGCAAAGAGGGCTTCCCCGGCGAGGTCGTCTCGCACATCACGTACACCGTGAAGGAGAACCAGTGGGACTTTGTCATGGTGGCCCAGGCCACGACAAAGAAGACGCCCATCATGCTCAGCAGCCACACGTACTGGAACCTGGACGGCTACGCCAACAACCAGACCCAGACGGCGCTGAACCACACGCTGCATCTGCCCTATGGCGGGCAGCGCGTCGATGTGGACGGCTTCTTGATCCCGACGGGCGACATTGTCgcgaacaagaagaacacgGCGAATGACTTTTGGTCAGAGCCGAAGCAGCTGGGCAAGGGCTTCCAGCAGAGCGGCATCAAGAACAACTGCGGCAACAACTGCACCGGCTTTGGTAAGACCTCAATATCACTTCGGGAGGTTTTCTTGTGCAATCATTGTATGGAACTAACAGCGAGAATATAG
- a CDS encoding uncharacterized protein (CAZy:GH18) yields the protein MIKLLVPRMSSTGGGSEGMTPLSEYCKPKTGIDILVLSFLNSWGVSGDIPSGRFGNIGCSIDQNGIPTAECSNLASQIKGCQSAGKKIIVSLGGAGGSYTLTSQSQAEKIGQYLWDAYGKGGNPAVKRPFGDAVVDGWDFDLEHSSDTDPAGRQWYPDLVNQLRTNSDKDKSRKYYITAAPQCVSPDASLDDAIQNSVFDYLFVQFYNNPKQCSLNIPGNASINWDTWNQRTSSSKSNNAKIFVGAPASDRAAPSGGYVGPSHLATLIKSLKSEPYFGGVMLWDAHWSDLNIIADCTYAQQVKSILTTGKTCPNTPDVPDSVAFPNAPTFSAPASPSFPPATSSAVYPPPASTSPASILPDNSSSHVSSSSGTGGGVAQWGQCGGEGYTGSTQCQSPFKCVYGGQYWSSCQ from the exons ATGATCAAACTTCTGGTGCCCAGAATGTCGTCTACTGGGGGGGGTTCTGAGGGGATGACACCCCTCTCTGAGTACTGCAAACCCAAGACGGGCATTGACATCCTGGTCCTGTCCTTCTTGAACTCCTGGGGGGTCAGTGGCGACATCCCTTCTGGCAGGTTTGGCAACATCGGCTGCTCTATCGACCAGAATGGTATTCCTACTGCGGAATGCTCTAACCTAGCCTCCCAGATCAAGGGTTGCCAGAGCGCTGGTAAGAAGATCATTGTTTCTCTCGGTGGTGCCGGCGGAAGTTACACTCTCACGTCCCAGTCCCAGGCCGAGAAGATTGGCCAATACCTCTGGGATGCGTACGGCAAAGGCGGCAATCCCGCTGTCAAGCGTCCTTTTGGCGATGCCGTCGTCGACGGCTGGGACTTTGATCTCGAGCACTCCTCCGACACGGACCCTGCAGGCAGGCAGTGGTACCCGGACCTGGTCAATCAACTGCGCACCAACTCcgacaaggacaagagcAGGAAGTACTACATCACCGCTGCTCCCCAGTGCGTCAGCCCTGATGCGAGCTTGGACGACGCCATCCAAAACTCCGTCTTCGATTACCTCTTCGTCCAGTTCTACAACAACCCCAAGCAATGCTCTCTTAATATTCCCGGCAACGCCTCCATCAACTGGGACACATGGAATCAACgcacctcctcctccaagtCCAACAACGCGAAGATCTTCGTCGGTGCCCCTGCCTCAGACAGAGCCGCGCCCTCGGGCGGCTACGTTGGACCCTCGCATCTGGCTACCCTCATCAAGAGCCTCAAATCAGAACCATATTTTGGTGGTGTGATGCTCTGGGACGCCCATTGGTCTGACCTGAACATCATCGCCGACTGCACCTATGCTCAGCAGGTCAAGAGCATTCTCACGACCGGCAAAACTTGCCCGAACACTCCCGACGTGCCTGATTCTGTTGCTTTTCCTAATGCTCCGACTTTCTCTGCTCCggcttctccctctttcccTCCAGCTACTTCTTCTGCTGTTTATCCTCCCCCGGCTTCGACTTCTCCTGCTTCTATTCTCCCGGataattcttcttctcatgtCTCTAGTAGCTCTGGAACCGGCGGTGGCGTTGCCCAGTGGGGACAG TGCGGCGGTGAGGGTTACACTGGTTCTACCCAGTGTCAGTCCCCATTCAAATGCGTTTACGGGGGGCAGTACTGGAGTTCTTGCCagtaa
- a CDS encoding uncharacterized protein (BUSCO:EOG092D1IEY) produces the protein MADPRNSSSYSVVPQLQYNTVSGVNGPLVIVENVKFPRYNEIVTLTLPDGTERNGQVLEARGDRAVVQVFEGTPGIDVKKTRVKFTGQNLKLGVSEDMLGRIFDGSGRAIDKGPKVLPEEYLDINGSPINPFSREYPEEMIATGISAIDTMNSIARGQKIPIFSASGLPHNEIAAQICRQAGLVKQKGITNKGVHDGHEENFSIVFGAMGVNLETARFFTRDFEENGSLERTTLFLNLANDPTIERIITPRLALTTAEYYAYQLEKHVLVILTDLSAYCDALREVSAAREEVPGRRGFPGYMYTDLSTIYERAGRVTGRNGSITQIPILTMPNDDITHPIPDLTGYITEGQIFVDRPLYNRGIYPPINVLPSLSRLMKSAIGEGMTRKDHGDVSNQLYAKYAIGRDAAAMKAVVGEEALSSEDKLSLEFLDKFERQFISQGAYESRTIYESLDLAWSLLRIYPKDLLNRIPAKVLNEFYQRSQKDSKAKGKARAEVASNDRQQAEENLIDA, from the exons ATGGCGGACCCACGCAATTCGTCATCTTACTCGGTTGTGCCACAACTGCAGTATAACACCGTGAGCGGTGTCAACGGTCCCCTCGTTATTGTTGAGAAT GTCAAATTCCCGCGATACAATGAGATTGTTACACTTACGCTGCCCGACGGTACGGAGAGGAACGGTCAGGTTCTGGAAGCTCGAG GTGACCGAGCTGTTGTCCAAGTCTTTGAGGGCACTCCTGGTATCGATGTGAAGAAG ACTCGTGTCAAGTTTACCGGTCAGAACCTCAAGCTTGGTGTCTCAGAGGACATGCTTGGCCGTATCTTTGACGGATCTGGACGAGCCATCGACAAGGGCCCCAAGGTGCTGCCAGAAGAGTATCTCGACATCAACGGCAGTCCTATCAACCCCTTCTCCCGA GAATACCCCGAGGAAATGATTGCGACCGGTATTTCAGCCATCGACACCATGAACTCGATCGCCCGAGGACAAAAGATTCCCATTTTCTCAGCTTCTGGTCTGCCACACAACGAAATCGCTGCTCAAATTTGCCGACAGGCTGGCTTGGTCAAGCAGAAGGGCATCACCAACAAGGGAGTTCACGACGGCCACGAGGAGAACTTCTCCATTGTGTTTGGTGCCATGGGTGTCAACTTGGAGACTGCTCGATTCTTTACCCGCGATTTCGAAGAAAATGGCAGTCTGGAACGTACCACACTTTTCCTCAACTTGGCTAACGATCCTAC CATCGAGCGTATCATCACTCCTCGTCTTGCCCTTACAACAGCCGAGTACTACGCCTACCAGCTTGAGAAGCACGTCCTGGTCATTCTGACAGACTTGTCGGCCTACTGTGATGCTCTTCGTGAGGTTTCCGCTGCTCGAGAAGAAGTCCCTGGTCGTCGTGGTTTCCCCGGTTACATGTACACTGATTTGTCGACCATCTACGAACGAGCTGGCCGTGTGACGGGACGAAATGGCTCCATCACCCAGATTCCCATTCTGACTATGCCCAACGACGACATCACGCATCCCATCCCCGATTTGACGGGATATATTACCGAGGGACAGATTTTCGTCGACCGACCTCTTTACAACCGTGGCATCTACCCACCCATCAACGTGCTTCCTTCGCTGTCACGTTTGATGAAGTCTGCCATTGGTGAGGGTATGACTCGCAAGGACCACGGTGATGTGTCCAACCAGCTGTATGCCAAGTATGCCATTGGTCgtgatgccgccgccatgaaGGCTGTCGTCGGTGAGGAGGCGCTTTCCTCCGAGGATAAGCTTTCACTCGAGTTCTTGGACAAGTTTGAGCGCCAATTCATCAGCCAAGGTGCCTACGAGTCCCGAACAATTTACGAGTCACTAGACCTAGCTTGGAGCCTGCTCCGAATCTACCCCAAGGACCTGCTCAACCGTATCCCCGCCAAGGTTCTCAACGAGTTCTACCAGCGATCCCAGAAGgactccaaggccaagggcaaggcgCGAGCCGAGGTTGCTTCCAACGACAGACAACAGGCTGAGGAGAACCTGATTGACGCATAG
- a CDS encoding uncharacterized protein (EggNog:ENOG41~SECRETED:SignalP(1-34)~TransMembrane:1 (n18-29c34/35o223-241i)), with protein sequence MPSLKPPHRRHPHQSSSISLLLLPFLSLVSPTYANTEKAIFTGPEPITLSNIPSALKDQNIPVLGPSTRWSIRTNLTRVFPLSQEETEQEEQGYPSWLLLDNLTPGQRYELRVCWSALQPTAFTLDTYTLSTIFSTPSLLQSLTQHATTSTQQQIVDEETETHQQKSSNYSLTAVNGSSVLLLRVLAAADYFSHHSSLMKDPPPVLVDLILDPYLYNVLPQSLVPTVGYIVVISIVSWFVARWVSNSLVSVASSGDDDQVKKQN encoded by the exons ATGCCCTCCCTCAAGCCgcctcatcgccgccatcctcaccaatcctcctccatctccctcctcctcctcccatTCCTTTCTCTCGTCTCACCAACCTACGCCAACACCGAAAAAGCAATCTTCACGGGCCCCGAACCCATCACGCTCTCCAATATCCCTTCAGCCCTAAAAGACCAGAACATTCCCGTCCTCGGCCCATCCACCCGCTGGTCTATACGCACCAACCTCACTCGCgtctttcccctctctcAGGAAGAaacagagcaagaagagcaaggatacccatcatggctgctgcttgataaCCTCACGCCAGGTCAGCGCTATGAGCTTCGCGTTTGCTGGTCCGCACTT CAACCAACCGCCTTCACCCTAGACACCTACAccctctccaccatcttctcaaCGCCATCCCTCCTCCAGTCTCTCACTCAACACGCCACAACCTCGACCCAACAGCAAATCGTcgatgaagaaacagaaacccATCAACAAAAATCATCAAACTACTCCCTAACTGCAGTAAATGGCTCATCCGTCCTTCTACTACGAGTCCTTGCCGCCGCAGACTACTTCTCCCACCACTCATCGCTCATGAAGGATCCTCCCCCGGTACTGGTCGACCTCATTCTGGACCCGTATCTCTACAACGTCTTGCCTCAGTCGTTGGTCCCGACAGTGGGCTATATTGTTGTCATTAGCATCGTTTCATGGTTCGTAGCGCGCTGGGTCTCTAATTCTTTGGTTTCTGTTGCTAgctctggcgatgatgatcaGGTAAAGAAGCAAAATTAA